Below is a window of Naumovozyma castellii chromosome 9, complete genome DNA.
ttcaaatataaagaaaaataaataatattatcaagatttatttttgttctGTAATGCTATATGTATGTACAAACTTTCACGTATAGCGTCCAGTAATATCTTCGAGTTTTAATGCTAGACatacaataataaaaacGCAGAAAGATAATGCAAAGAATGGTTGATTAGTTGATGTTACTTAGTAGTTACAGTAATATTATATACACAACAGAAGAATGAGTAAATCATAATCTTCTACCTCTTCTACCACCCTTCTTTCTTGTAGAATCGGATGGGACAGGTGTAACATCTTCAATACGACCAATTCTCAAACCAGATCTGGCCAAAGCTCTCAAAGCAGCTTGACCACCTGGACCTGGAGTCTTAGTTCTAGTACCACCAGTGGCTCTAATCTTAACATGAACCGCGGTGATACCAACTTCCTTACACTTGGCAGCAACATCTTGTGCAGCTAGCATGGCAGCGTAAGGAGATGATTCATCTCTATCAGCCTTCACCTTCATACCACCGGTAACTCTACAGATAGTTTCCTTACCGGATAAATCAGTGACATGGACAAAAGTATCATTGAAGGATGCGAAAATTCTAGCAACACCAAAGACTTGGGATGCGTCACGAGCTTGGACGAGATCTacaataaaagaaaaactcAGTTAGTAGTTTGTTAGTATTTTATTCGTAACCCAGATAACAATTTGTTCTTGGCAATATGCACAAATGAGATTTGAACACCTGAGTATGCCAACTGCGTGCTTGCACAATTAACATGGAACTCAAATATCAACTTCACCCATTTTGCATAGAGAATAACTAATTGGTTTTAAACAGGATATCACCCCTTGTACGTACCGTTAGCCATTCTTTATGTATTAATTGGATTGTTGATTTTATTAACTTTTGTAGCTGTCGTAAACATAGAATGAGAGAGTTGAATCTTTTATATAGGTGGAGCGAGAAaactaatttttcaaaggtAGCTTTTTGGGGAAGAAGGAGAATTTGAAACGTGTAGGGGTGGATGGGTTTTTCAAACCAAGAAAGCAGTCAAATGTTCTATTCCCGGCAAACAAGCAATGACGAATTAGTTAATTAAATAGACTACAAAGATAGATGTTTGACCTCTTTGAAGGCATATGAGTCATCGATAGTCCCCGCATAATAATCAAAGAAGGCCGCAATAAGTTTTATCTCGAACGAGTTGTAGAGTGGATGTTGTCTAGATGATTCTAATATAGTAACCTATTATAAAACCTGTCACAGAAGTGCAACGGGACAAATTCACTACAATAATACTCGTTCTGGAATGTAAATTGGTTTCTTTAAAAGAAACTATAAGGAAAACTGCCTCTAATAGTTGGTAAGGTGAGGAAGAAAACTGTCCTCAATgctgaaaatttaaatagAGTAATAATGGGGTTACCCGCTGGGAGATATGAGTAGGTTACCAAAGGTTCGCAGTAATAAGGGCAAGCAAGTCCTCTGAACATGAAGGTTATTACAAGGAACAGTTATTAAGTAATAAATCTCTGATTCCAATTCGGGTTTGGGCACAGAAAAGCTAACAAAAATATGCTTCTCACAGTAATTAGATATATCATTGTATTCATACATTAACTGGTACATTTCTGTACACTTAAGCACGGTAGACTTGTAACGTGAAGGGGAAATATGGGAACAGCTTCTTGATTGGGGTGTTTGCCTAAATGACCATGTCACTCGGTTCatgttgaatttttttttactCTCTAACATATTGGATATAGACATACAAGTATGTTTATATCCTGTCATGTATATCCCGACGAAAGGGTAGTGTGAACATAATTGTTCAAACGTGGGGAACTATTTCATGGATATTAAGAAAATCAAGattaagaagaataattCTGTATAAAGTGCGTAGTTAGTTGGGACCCTTTGCCTTAAATTCAGAACGAGTTAgtaattaatgaaaagcAAGAAATATGATCGAAGCAAAACGTAAAAATATGTGTCTCTAAGTAAGTCCTGAAGCgccaattattgaaaatgataaattttaaCCTATGGAATATTAAACTTGTGTTCTAATTACATTCTAAGTTAAATAGCTAAAATAGCCagttttgttgtttgtaTTCATTATACATAGCACCCATTGAAGCGAAATTGACGCCAGTTGTTAATCGTTTTTTATAACTAGTAATAAATGTATCCGTTTGCTCGCCTACACATGCAGTTGAAGATGGAGAAAATAAGAGTTAGGAAAAAAGTGTTATAACGTACTGACTCCTCAACATGTTTAAACAACTACAGAGAGGTGCAATTAACTAAGAATAATTAGTTTGACATTGAAACCTGCCAAGGTGATAATGCCAAGCTATTTGCTCGAAAAAGTTAGAGAGTCtaaaaattggaaaactCCAAGATTTAATTCTAGtatataaacaaatatttagGCCAAGGAATATGATACAGAGCCTCCTCTTCTTCccaaaaaacaaaaatgaataatttatcaaagtCTCTTTTTTAACGACCATAGGGTGATGCGGTTCGTAGAGTCGAAGAAACCGAGGAACTGCTAGAACTACTACTAATGGGTAAAATCATTTGCTGTATATCAATATTCTCTTCAGGGTTAACTTCCATGCAGAGTTTAACAATATCAACACTAGGGTTAGACGATATATACCGAATACGAAACTTTTCCTGATCTGGATCTTCTGTACTGTCAATTCTTTTTAATATCTCAAAACAACTCTTAGcatcattaatgaaaatcCGATTTATACCACAACCTAAACCTGGAAGGATTCCCAGTAACATAATTCCCGCCAAGAAGTAACAATCACTCAAATAACCCCGCAATCGTTCGCGATCATTATAACGTAATTGCCAGCGTATTTCTGCTCCTGTTgaattcaacaattttgATATCTCCACTGCTGTTGGAGTTCCCATTTCAAGTTTCAGAGTGTAACAATAATTACGTATAAGAGTAACCAAAGGCATTTGGCTTTCCGTTTGATGGAACCCAAGAAAGAAGACAGGTGGAATCATATCTATTGTTCGCTCTAAGTGTTCATAAATGATGCTGAGTGTATCTCCTTTCTCATCTTTATTTGGTTCACattctaatttcttcaaagtgAAATGGTCTGTTtcagaagaaagaatagCACTCACTTTATGTGCTCCTCCATATTTCTCTACCAATGGTAAGAAGTTTGCAGTGTTAATGGGATGAGCTTCCTCCTTATACATAAACAACGTTGGATTTTCAGTACCGTAAGGCCCACGAATGATAAGAACCGCCTTTTGTTCTGAAGAAAGTGAttctgaagatgaattgataCAGGACTTTCCAACATCTGTGCACTGGCCTAAAGCCCTCATGTCATGGCAAATATTGGTAAGAACCGGATTATATGAAGGGACACATTTGTAataatcattaaatttccAGTCTCCTTCTGATATTTTCTTGCTATCTTTATATTTCGGGTCTAATATGATTCCCTCCAGCCTTGCCTCTATCTTCCCTTCTAGGGTCTCCCTTGGTTTGAATATATCCTCCTTCTCGTCATCAGGGATTGCAAAGACATTTGTTAAAAACTGCCAGAAGTTGGTGAGCTGTGACGccatattttgaaatgttgTTTCTCTTTTAGTGACAGTGATGATGGTTGGCCTTGGAAATTTACTGATCAAATAATTAAACATAATATTACGTAATCATTGGAATCTCATTACGCCGCACATATCAACTCAGAAAAAGACACAAAATACATCGTTAGATTATATATTATGATGGGAGGTTAAAGCAGTTACAACGAAAAGGCTTCCAAACCAACCTCTAAAGAACAACTAATCTAAAAACATTAATTATGCAAACCGATCAAATGAAATTGTATGAAATAcattttaatgaaaagcGTCCAATTGATAGTGCGAACTCCATCACCCCCACtcatttcttgaaaatgGTACAAGAAAAAACGGCCATTGCCAAGAAACGTGCCCTCTTTATTGGTTGTCAGCTTACTTCATTAATAGAATCAGAACTTGAAAAAACTCTTTTTGGGTCTACCAAGGTTCTtaagaatttcaaagatggcCCAAAGAATTTCCATACCTGCAATGGTTGGGAATTACTAAAATGGTATCTTTTTCCTAATAAGGAAACGACTGAAGCAACTATAATAGTCTTCAAACATTACCAAATGGTAGTTTTAGTTGATAGtatggatgatgaaattatacAAAATGACGATCAAACCTTCAAAAACTTTGAAGGTTCGGATACTTTTTTAATTAAGGTCCTCACTACTGAGTCAATTGAGCgtgaaatcaaaaatttagaaacaACTATGGATACAATTCAACAGACAGGTGAAGGAATCACAATGGACTAGAGAATCATTGTTAAAAAGAATCGATTACGTCAAACTAAATACTAAAAATTTACATGTTATCATACTTCCAATGATAACTGATTACAGGGAAAGAGAAGCAATGTCCTTTGATATTAATGACCTCAAAAATCGGTACAATATGGTATGCACGAATATCAATGTATTAACCATGCACAACCGTGTTCAAACAAATGAAAGCAgtattttaaaaaaaatagacGCCTTTGCCGATGGCGTTGCAACAAGCGCCCAAGCCATTGCAGGGACCAACTTGGAGTTCCTTGATGTAACTGCAGAAAATCAACATCGCCTGAATTACGTTGGCCTTGTCGGTTGTTGCACTGCTGCcctttggaaaatatctGCATGCTTCCCACGGGAGAAGATAAGAAGATGGCTGAATAATGTTATAAGAGTCTTTTGGATGAATGTCAAAAAATGGGCATTCGGTTCCAATGTGGCCATTGCTGAATATTTCAGAAGAAAATGGCACAATTTCTTGGGATGgggaagaaagaaaaaagtaAAAATTGGTTCAATTGAAGGCGGGACGATGAATGATAACCTCGAATAAACGATATCATGAGTCACCAAGTACTTAAACAATAGCATTATATTCCTGGCAGTTGGcgaaaaaaagaaattgggaAGAAAGTATCAATCGTTAACGAAAACAGGATcgagaagaaatttatcAGTTTCCTCCCTATAGTCTCGATACCAGAGTTTACTCACATAGTCTGCCAAACTAGAAGCAAAC
It encodes the following:
- the NCAS0I03080 gene encoding uncharacterized protein is translated as MITDYREREAMSFDINDLKNRYNMVCTNINVLTMHNRVQTNESSILKKIDAFADGVATSAQAIAGTNLEFLDVTAENQHRLNYVGLVGCCTAALWKISACFPREKIRRWLNNVIRVFWMNVKKWAFGSNVAIAEYFRRKWHNFLGWGRKKKVKIGSIEGGTMNDNLE
- the RPS14B gene encoding 40S ribosomal protein uS11 (ancestral locus Anc_1.146) codes for the protein MANDLVQARDASQVFGVARIFASFNDTFVHVTDLSGKETICRVTGGMKVKADRDESSPYAAMLAAQDVAAKCKEVGITAVHVKIRATGGTRTKTPGPGGQAALRALARSGLRIGRIEDVTPVPSDSTRKKGGRRGRRL
- the NCAS0I03070 gene encoding uncharacterized protein, with product MFNYLISKFPRPTIITVTKRETTFQNMASQLTNFWQFLTNVFAIPDDEKEDIFKPRETLEGKIEARLEGIILDPKYKDSKKISEGDWKFNDYYKCVPSYNPVLTNICHDMRALGQCTDVGKSCINSSSESLSSEQKAVLIIRGPYGTENPTLFMYKEEAHPINTANFLPLVEKYGGAHKVSAILSSETDHFTLKKLECEPNKDEKGDTLSIIYEHLERTIDMIPPVFFLGFHQTESQMPLVTLIRNYCYTLKLEMGTPTAVEISKLLNSTGAEIRWQLRYNDRERLRGYLSDCYFLAGIMLLGILPGLGCGINRIFINDAKSCFEILKRIDSTEDPDQEKFRIRYISSNPSVDIVKLCMEVNPEENIDIQQMILPISSSSSSSSVSSTLRTASPYGR